From the Streptomyces sp. SN-593 genome, the window CTGGCCGAGGATGTCCGGGACGTCTGCGGCGACCACGGCGAGCGCTGGACGCTGGCCTACGCCCTGTACGTCCTGGGGTACGCGGCCTGGCTGTCCGGCGACCCGGTCCGGGCGCGGCGGCTGACGGAGGAGTCCCTCGCCATCGACCACGCCTTCCACGACCTGGTGGGCGCGGTCCTGGCGCTGGAGCTGCTGGCGCTGGTGACGGAGCACGAGGGCGCGGCCCGCGAGGCAGCGGTGCTCCAGGGCGCGGCCGGCCGGCTGTGGGACTCCGTCGGCCTGCGGCTCTTCGGCTCCGGGCACTTCAACGCGCCGCACGCGATCTGCGAGCGCCGCCTGCGCGAGCGGCTCGGCGACCGCGTCTACGCGGCCGCCCTGCGCGAGGGCGGCCGGCTGTCGTTCGACGAGGCGGCCCTGCGTGCGCTGGGGTCGCCCCGCCGGCATACCGCCGCGTTCCCCGCGCCCCCGAAGGGCCGCGGGGAACTGCGCGGCAAACCCCCCACCAGCGCCCGCCCGTAGTCCGTCGGCCGTCCGAAGGGGCACGTGCCGCGGCGGCGGGCCGGGAGCGCGGCGGCGCCCCATCCCGCGCAGGCGCCGCAGGCGTCAGCGGGCGTAGTACTCCACGACAAGCTGCTCGTCGCAGATCACCGGGATCTCGCGGCGGTTGGGGTCGCGGTCGAGCCGGAACGCCAGCGCCTGGAGGTTCACCTGGAGGTAGCGGGGCGTCTCGCCGTCGGGCGCCCAGCCGCCCTCGCGCGCGACGAGGAAGGGGGTCTTCTCCCGCGACCGCTCGCGCACCTGCACGACGTCGTCGGGACGCACCCGGAACGACGGCTTGTCGACCTTGCGGCCGTTGACCTCGATGTGGCCGTGCACGACCATCTGGCGGGCCTGGTAGATCGTGCGGGCGAGCCCGGAGCGGAGCACCAGCGCGTCCAGGCGCCGCTCCAGCTCCACGATCAGCGCCTCGCCGGTCTTGCCCTCGACCTTCTTCGCGCGGTCGTACGCACGCTGCATCTGCCGCTCGCTGATGTCGTACTGCGCGCGCAGGCGCTGCTTCTCCAGCAGGCGGGTCTTGTAGTCGCTGTTCTGCTTGCGACCGCGACCGTGCTCGCCCGGCGGGTAGGGGCGGGCCTCGAAGTACTTGACGGCCTTCGGGGTGAGCGCGATGCCGAGCGCCCGGGACTTCTTGACCTTGGGACGCGACTGATTCACGTGCGTCGAACCTCCGTGTAGATTAGGTAAGGCTTACCTTAGCTGAGGAGTACGCATGATTCGACCCGGGAACCCCGCACCCGAACTGCCGCCGCGACAGCAGGAGCACGGTCAGCCGCGTCCCGAAGTGGAAGAGGCGCCCCGGCAGCCCTCGGCCGCCGAGCGCGCGCGCACTCTCGTCGAGGGTAACCCCTCCCTCGCCCTGGCCGTTCCCGCGCTCCAGCCTGCGCCGACCGAGCCGATGGTGCCGCTGCGCCACTCGGTCGGGCCCGACGGCGACGTCTTCCTGCTGTTCCCCCGCGACTCCCCCGCGGTGCGGGCGGTGCTGCGCGCCGACGACGAGGTGCCGGCTGTGCTCGAAGTCACCGACGTGGCGCCGGTCGCCGTCCCGCACCGCATCCGCGGCCGCGCCTGGGTGGCCGGGTGGCTCACGCACGTGCCCGGGGGCGGCTTCGAGGCCGACGCGGAACTGCTGCGGCTGGAGCCCGGGGAGATCTCCGTGGACGACCTGTGGGGCGCGGCGCTCGTCGAGCCCGACGAGTTCGCCGCGGCCGGACCGGACCCGCTGGCGCCGTTCGAGACCGACGTGCTCCAGCACCTCGCCGGCTCGCACCCGGAGGAGGTCTCCCTGCTGTGCGGGCTGGTCGCGGAGCCGTGCGTGGCCGGCGCCTCCGAGGCGGTGCCCCTCGCGCTCGACCGCTTCGGCCTCCGCGTCCGCTTCACCGGCCCGGACGGCACCTACGACGCCCGCTTCGACTTCCCGGCGCCGGTGGACGGTCCCGCGGCGGCCCGCCGCGCCCTGCGCCACCTGTTCGCGTCCGCCCGCGCCTGAACCCCGGGCCGGGAACCACCAGGGCGGGGAGTGCCAGGCCGGGGAGTGCCCGGCCAGGAGACCGCCTTGCCGGGGGCGCTCCAGGCTCTCAGCCACCCCCGGCAAGGCGGCTGCGCACCCGGTCGAGGACGTCCGCGAAGCGGGCCTCGGCGCCGTAGCGGGTCGGTTCGTAGTACCGGCGGTCGGCGATCTCGTCGGGCAGGTACTGCTGCGCGGCGATCGCGCCGGGCACGTCGTGGGGGTAGACGTACCCCTGGGCGTGGCCGAGCTTCGCCGCTCCCTTGTAGTGGCCGTCGCGCAGGTGCGCGGGCACCGGTCCGGCCCTGCCGGCC encodes:
- the rpsD gene encoding 30S ribosomal protein S4, whose product is MNQSRPKVKKSRALGIALTPKAVKYFEARPYPPGEHGRGRKQNSDYKTRLLEKQRLRAQYDISERQMQRAYDRAKKVEGKTGEALIVELERRLDALVLRSGLARTIYQARQMVVHGHIEVNGRKVDKPSFRVRPDDVVQVRERSREKTPFLVAREGGWAPDGETPRYLQVNLQALAFRLDRDPNRREIPVICDEQLVVEYYAR
- a CDS encoding DUF2470 domain-containing protein; protein product: MIRPGNPAPELPPRQQEHGQPRPEVEEAPRQPSAAERARTLVEGNPSLALAVPALQPAPTEPMVPLRHSVGPDGDVFLLFPRDSPAVRAVLRADDEVPAVLEVTDVAPVAVPHRIRGRAWVAGWLTHVPGGGFEADAELLRLEPGEISVDDLWGAALVEPDEFAAAGPDPLAPFETDVLQHLAGSHPEEVSLLCGLVAEPCVAGASEAVPLALDRFGLRVRFTGPDGTYDARFDFPAPVDGPAAARRALRHLFASARA